In one window of Gadus chalcogrammus isolate NIFS_2021 chromosome 12, NIFS_Gcha_1.0, whole genome shotgun sequence DNA:
- the LOC130393297 gene encoding cytochrome b-c1 complex subunit 6, mitochondrial: MVFEEKMIMNGEPDEEEEEEEEEEMVDPLESVRQKCEDVEHCVHTKERLEQCETRVGSRSATEEDCTEELFDFLHARDHCVAHKLFHSVK; encoded by the exons ATGGTTTTTGAGGAGAAAATGATCATGAACGGTGAACCAGATGAG gaagaagaggaggaggaggaagaggaaatggtG GATCCCCTTGAATCAGTGCGGCAGAAGTGTGAGGATGTGGAGCATTGTGTCCACACCAAGGAGCGCCTGGAGCAGTGTGAGACCAGGGTCGGCTCTCGCTCTGCCACAGAGGAGGACTGCACTGAAGAGCTCTTTGATTTCCTTCATGCACGGGACCATTGT GTAGCGCACAAACTCTTTCATTCAGTCAAATGA
- the LOC130393296 gene encoding fatty-acid amide hydrolase 1, translating into MANGVVSATMESKVQYILDLKPNWTRVVISTLCGTCSIGLLVKWIHRVRADSLILKARNRRETNLLQAEQVVRDYNDSHPGADDCLIHSLSARQLTLSLKKGSLVPEDVLFSYMSKALEANKRLNCCTEIMMESLNHSKSMDSYKDGLLYGVPVSIKDNVGCKGYDSTCGLLCRLNQPALEDSVIVEVLRRQGAIPFVKTNVPQSLMSYECSNPIYGTCVNPHNPKKTPGGSSGGEGALIKGGGSLLGIGTDIGGSIRIPCSFSGICGLKPTCNRLSTKGISSSVKGQTSVKSSVGPMARDVDSLALCMQALLSDHMFTLDPTVPPIPFNTKVYQSSKPLRIGYYENDGYQHPSPSMLRGVREVKALLERAGHTFVAFKPLKMEYAMNDLIIKAFFSDGSSTLLKAFERSPLDPTIAFPIQVCRLPYVLKKILSVLLKPLFPRVAKNLGLLCGLGSVQQQWELDVAIQEYIRETIEEWKRCDLDVLLCPVIGPAFNHNYSAKLVCALSSTLPFNLLSFPAGVVPVSSVTPADEILLKQFKGNFQDLWDREFVQAVKGGEGLPVAVQCVALPWQEELCLRFMKEVETLVGESRP; encoded by the exons ATGGCCAACGGGGTTGTTTCGGCCACAATGGAAAGTAAAGTACAATATATTTTAGATCTTAAGCCAAATTGGACGAGGGTTGTGATTTCAACTCTTTGCGGAACTTGTTCGATAGGCTTACTCGTAAAATGGATACATCGTGTGCGGGCGGACAGCTTGATTCTGAAGGCAAGAAACCGTCGAGAAACCAATCTTCTGCAGGCGGAACAAGTTGTGCGCGACTACAATGATTCG CATCCCGGTGCGGACGACTGCCTCATTCACTCACTTTCTGCACGTCAGCTGACGCTGAGTCTAAAGAAGGGATCCTTGGTCCCTGAAGACGTGTTATTCTCATATATGTCAAAG GCACTAGAAGCCAATAAAAGACTTAACTGCTGTACAGAGATTATGATGGAGAGTTTGAACCACTCGAAATCTATGGACTCTTATAAAGACGGACTGCTGTACGGTGTTCCTGTAAGCATCAAGGACAACGTAGGATGCAAG GGCTATGACTCCACCTGTGGGCTGCTCTGCAGACTGAACCAGCCGGCTCTGGAGGACAGCGTCATTGTTGAGGTGTTGAGAAGACAAGGAGCCATCCCTTTCGTGAAGACTAACGTGCCTCAAAGCCTCATGAG TTATGAGTGCAGCAACCCCATCTATGGGACGTGTGTGAACCCCCACAACCCTAAGAAGACCCCGGGGGGCTCTTCTGGTGGGGAGGGGGCCCTCATCAAGGGAGGTGGATCGTTGCTGGGCATAGGCACTGATATCGGGGGCAGTATACGAATACCCTGCTCCTTCTCAGGGATCTGTGGGCTCAAGCCCACCTGCAATAGACTGAG TACAAAGGGGATCTCCAGCAGTGTCAAAGGACAAACTTCAG TGAAATCCAGTGTGGGACCCATGGCCAGAGATGTTGACAGCCTGGCACTTTGCATGCAGGCCCTGCTGTCTGATCACATGTTTACGCTGGACCCTACTGTTCCACCCATCCCATTTAACACAAAG GTGTACCAGAGCTCCAAGCCACTGAGAATAGGCTATTACGAAAACGACGGCTACCAGCATCCATCTCCCAGCATGCTGCGGGGGGTCAGAGAGGTCAAGGCTCTGCTGGAGCGTGCTGGCCACACT TTTGTGGCCTTCAAGCCGTTGAAGATGGAATACGCCATGAATGACCTCATCATTAAAGCCTTTTTTTCCGATGGATCTTCCACTTTGCTAAAAGCCTT CGAGCGGAGCCCACTGGACCCTACGATTGCCTTCCCGATCCAAGTGTGCAGATTGCCTTACGTACTAAAGAAAATCCTCTCAGTTCTTCTGAAACCTCTG TTTCCCCGCGTTGCGAAGAACCTCGGCCTTCTCTGTGGACTCGG GTCGGTCCAACAGCAGTGGGAACTGGATGTTGCAATTCAG GAATACATTCGGGAGACCATTGAAGAGTGGAAGAGGTGTGACCTTGACGTGCTGTTGTgccctgtgattggtccagCCTTCAACCACAACTACAGTGCCAAGCTCGTCT GCGCCCTCAGCAGCACCCTCCCCTTCAACCTGCTGAGCTTCCCCGCGGGCGTGGTCCCGGTCAGCAGCGTTACCCCGGCGGACGAGATCCTGCTGAAACAATTCAAGGGGAATTTCCAGGACCTTTGGGACAGGGAGTTTGTGCAG GCGGTGAAGGGGGGTGAGGGCCTGCCTGTAGCGGTGCAGTGTGTGGCCTTACCCTGGCAGGAGGAGCTGTGTCTGCGCTTcatgaaggaggtggagacccTGGTCGGAGAGAGCAGGccgtga